The following are encoded in a window of Prochlorococcus marinus CUG1417 genomic DNA:
- the cysC gene encoding adenylyl-sulfate kinase has translation MKEQEQAKSTNIKWHNLTIDRKKLEKMRGHKGMVIWFTGLSGSGKSTLANALNEVLHLEGFSTYVLDGDNIRHGLCKDLGFSDEDREENIRRIGEVANLFMNAGIITITAFVSPFISDRDKVRKIIGSKDFIEVYCAADITVCENRDTKGLYKKARLGEIKEFTGISSPYEAPHNPEIVVDTGLLDLNDSVEKVINYLKEGNFLKKN, from the coding sequence ATGAAAGAACAAGAACAAGCAAAATCAACCAATATTAAGTGGCACAATTTAACCATTGATAGAAAAAAGTTAGAGAAAATGAGAGGTCATAAAGGAATGGTTATCTGGTTTACAGGTTTATCTGGCTCTGGTAAGAGTACTTTAGCCAACGCTTTAAATGAAGTTTTACATTTAGAGGGTTTTTCGACTTACGTGTTGGATGGTGATAATATTAGACACGGTTTATGTAAAGATCTTGGGTTTTCGGATGAAGATAGAGAAGAAAATATTAGAAGAATTGGAGAAGTTGCGAATTTATTTATGAATGCAGGGATAATAACTATTACAGCTTTCGTTTCTCCGTTTATTAGCGATCGAGATAAGGTGAGAAAAATTATTGGATCTAAGGATTTTATTGAAGTTTATTGTGCCGCAGATATCACAGTTTGCGAAAATAGGGATACTAAAGGTCTTTATAAGAAAGCTCGTTTGGGTGAAATTAAGGAATTTACAGGCATTTCTAGTCCATATGAAGCTCCTCATAATCCAGAAATTGTTGTTGATACAGGCTTGTTAGATTTAAATGATTCCGTTGAAAAAGTTATTAATTACCTTAAAGAAGGAAACTTTCTTAAAAAGAACTAA
- the purE gene encoding 5-(carboxyamino)imidazole ribonucleotide mutase produces the protein MSELNSKDIYKIAVVMGSDSDLQTLKPAIDILKEFGIKTEVCILSAHRTPIEMMEYAKNAESENIKVIIAGAGGAAHLPGMLASITCIPVIGVPVESKTLKGIDSLLSIVQMPAGIPVATVAINGGQNAGLLAIEIISLFDESIKKNLKEFRKNLHTNVRTKNSKLSTIGADNYLQNK, from the coding sequence TTGTCAGAATTAAATTCTAAAGATATTTATAAAATTGCTGTCGTAATGGGTAGTGATTCAGATCTACAAACATTGAAACCTGCAATTGACATCTTAAAAGAATTTGGAATAAAAACTGAAGTTTGTATACTTTCTGCTCATCGAACACCTATTGAAATGATGGAATATGCAAAAAACGCAGAATCAGAAAACATAAAAGTAATAATTGCCGGTGCCGGTGGTGCTGCTCATCTTCCAGGAATGCTGGCATCCATAACTTGCATTCCCGTCATTGGAGTACCAGTCGAGAGTAAGACACTTAAGGGGATTGACTCTCTTTTATCAATCGTTCAAATGCCAGCTGGAATTCCCGTTGCAACAGTTGCAATTAATGGAGGTCAGAATGCTGGATTATTGGCAATAGAGATCATCAGTTTATTTGATGAATCCATAAAGAAAAATTTAAAAGAATTCAGAAAAAATCTTCATACAAATGTAAGAACTAAAAATAGTAAGTTATCAACTATTGGAGCTGACAATTATCTACAAAATAAATGA
- the bchM gene encoding magnesium protoporphyrin IX methyltransferase has translation MTSNKIIEKREVREYFNGTGFERWNKIYSKSDEINTVQKNIRKGHQKTVDDVVSYIKNYPELTKKSFCDAGCGVGSLSIPLLRLGIKDLQVSDISSEMIKETKKRISELGLNQGKIKYEVCDLEKLKGLFDVVVCLDVFIHYPQPVAEEMVQHLCDLSKEKLIVSFAPYTPILALLKNIGKLFPGPSKTTRAYTLKEKGIIDAAKERGFKVVNKKLNQAPFYFSKLIEFEKIK, from the coding sequence ATGACGTCAAATAAGATTATCGAAAAAAGGGAAGTTAGGGAGTATTTTAATGGCACTGGCTTTGAAAGATGGAATAAAATTTACAGCAAATCTGATGAAATTAATACAGTTCAGAAAAATATTAGGAAAGGACATCAAAAAACTGTAGATGATGTCGTCTCATATATCAAAAATTATCCTGAACTAACAAAAAAAAGTTTTTGTGATGCAGGATGTGGTGTAGGAAGTCTATCTATACCTCTATTAAGACTTGGCATAAAAGATCTACAGGTGAGCGATATTTCTTCTGAAATGATTAAAGAAACAAAGAAACGAATTAGTGAGTTAGGTTTGAATCAAGGTAAGATCAAATATGAAGTCTGTGATCTGGAAAAATTAAAAGGATTATTCGATGTTGTAGTTTGTTTGGATGTATTTATTCATTATCCTCAACCGGTCGCAGAAGAAATGGTCCAGCATCTATGTGATTTAAGCAAAGAAAAACTAATCGTTAGCTTTGCTCCTTATACTCCAATTCTCGCTCTTCTTAAAAATATTGGGAAATTATTTCCTGGGCCAAGTAAAACTACTAGAGCCTACACATTAAAAGAAAAGGGCATTATTGATGCTGCTAAAGAAAGAGGATTTAAAGTGGTCAACAAGAAATTAAATCAAGCCCCTTTTTATTTCTCAAAACTAATTGAATTCGAAAAAATTAAATAA